The Verrucomicrobium spinosum DSM 4136 = JCM 18804 genome includes a region encoding these proteins:
- a CDS encoding MBL fold metallo-hydrolase, producing MFLRQVFDSHLAQYAYVIGCQKSGEAIVIDPLRDVSQYQEIAAAAGLKITAVAETHIHADFVSGARELSADGKTSVYVSAEGGPDWQSEWARDLPQTRLLHDGDTFHIGRIQLQAWHTPGHTPEHLSYLITDQGGGADEPLGIISGDFLFVGDVGRPDLLEQAAGQAGTQEAGARQLYHSLKKLSALPDHLQVLPAHGAGSACGKSLGAVPTSTLGYEKRFNHALRLALNDAEQAFVDFILEGQPEPPLYFANMKKVNKTGPAILGPIVPPRAWDLAGVEPRLSSPDFVVVDSRNDRQAFAGRHLRGSLFAPSRGDFSGFAGSFLDPAQEVVLVVESADQVDGLARQLLRIGFDHVVGWLPAAVLVEAPEGMLSSFPTTTFAGLAALLQSTAGAVILDVRRSTEHAAGHARGALNIAHTRLRAREEELPTGVPLVVHCQSGMRAATASAWLARRGRRVIHVNDAFPNLPAALLA from the coding sequence ATGTTCCTGCGCCAAGTCTTCGATTCCCATCTCGCCCAATACGCCTATGTCATCGGCTGTCAGAAGTCCGGCGAAGCCATCGTCATCGACCCTCTGCGCGATGTTTCCCAGTACCAGGAGATCGCCGCTGCCGCGGGCCTGAAGATCACCGCCGTTGCCGAGACGCACATCCACGCGGACTTCGTCAGCGGTGCGCGTGAGCTCAGTGCAGATGGGAAAACCAGCGTGTACGTGTCCGCAGAGGGTGGCCCCGACTGGCAGTCTGAGTGGGCCCGGGATCTCCCGCAAACCCGGCTCCTGCATGACGGTGACACGTTCCACATCGGCCGCATCCAGCTCCAGGCCTGGCACACTCCTGGGCACACGCCGGAGCACCTCAGCTACCTCATCACCGACCAGGGCGGCGGGGCGGACGAGCCCCTGGGCATCATCTCCGGAGACTTCCTTTTTGTGGGGGATGTGGGGCGCCCGGACCTGCTTGAGCAGGCAGCGGGCCAGGCCGGGACCCAAGAGGCCGGCGCACGCCAGCTGTACCACAGCTTGAAGAAGCTCTCCGCCCTGCCAGACCACCTCCAGGTGCTGCCCGCCCATGGAGCCGGCAGCGCCTGCGGCAAATCGCTCGGTGCCGTGCCCACCTCCACCCTCGGGTATGAGAAGCGGTTCAACCATGCGCTCCGGCTCGCCCTGAATGACGCGGAGCAGGCCTTTGTGGATTTCATTCTGGAAGGCCAGCCCGAGCCGCCGCTCTACTTCGCCAACATGAAAAAGGTGAACAAGACGGGCCCCGCGATTCTGGGCCCCATTGTCCCCCCGCGCGCCTGGGACCTGGCCGGAGTGGAGCCCCGCCTCAGCTCCCCAGACTTCGTCGTGGTGGACTCCCGGAATGACCGGCAGGCTTTTGCAGGCAGACATCTGCGCGGCAGCCTCTTCGCCCCCTCGCGCGGAGACTTCTCCGGATTCGCAGGTTCTTTCCTTGATCCCGCGCAGGAAGTGGTGCTGGTGGTGGAGTCGGCGGACCAGGTGGACGGCCTCGCCCGTCAGTTGCTGCGCATCGGCTTTGACCATGTGGTGGGCTGGCTTCCCGCCGCCGTGCTGGTGGAGGCACCTGAGGGTATGCTCAGCAGCTTCCCCACCACCACCTTTGCCGGGCTGGCGGCCCTCCTCCAGTCCACAGCAGGTGCCGTCATTCTCGACGTCCGCCGCTCTACCGAGCACGCTGCGGGGCACGCCCGGGGTGCGCTGAACATAGCCCATACGCGGCTCCGCGCCCGGGAGGAGGAGCTGCCCACCGGTGTCCCCCTGGTGGTGCACTGCCAGAGCGGCATGCGCGCGGCCACCGCCAGCGCCTGGCTGGCCCGTCGCGGGCGGCGCGTCATCCATGTGAATGACGCCTTCCCCAACCTGCCCGCTGCCCTGCTCGCCTGA
- a CDS encoding sulfite exporter TauE/SafE family protein produces MDTATLLIVACGLLVGASLGLTGGGGSIFAVPLLLYGLSVPVGTAMGLSLATVGLTAGFGALLRLRHGEVEWPAGLIFAVAGMLTAPLGTTLGRHLPAALLLSTFALLMAYIGARMWRGRGAEDDAPPSRCVARGPGAFGPECYLRLGSGGAAAGLLSGLFGVGGGFIIVPVLLFVTGMSIHRAVATSLLVIFLISVSGVIAHMLHGQLFPMPLSLLFIGGGFAGMLLGSTLRSRVHGNTLQRLFAAAMWLVALWMLVRNLLLP; encoded by the coding sequence ATGGACACCGCCACCCTCCTCATTGTCGCCTGCGGGCTCCTCGTAGGAGCCTCACTCGGGCTCACCGGCGGGGGCGGCTCCATTTTCGCGGTGCCGCTGCTGCTCTACGGCCTCTCCGTACCAGTGGGCACCGCCATGGGCCTCAGCCTGGCCACAGTGGGACTCACCGCAGGATTTGGGGCCCTGCTACGTCTGCGCCATGGCGAGGTGGAATGGCCCGCTGGTCTGATCTTTGCCGTGGCGGGCATGCTCACCGCCCCTCTCGGCACCACCCTTGGGCGTCACCTCCCCGCCGCTCTCCTGCTCAGCACCTTCGCCCTCCTCATGGCCTACATCGGTGCCCGCATGTGGCGTGGGCGCGGAGCGGAGGATGACGCCCCGCCCAGCCGCTGTGTCGCACGCGGTCCCGGAGCCTTCGGCCCGGAGTGTTATCTCCGCCTGGGCTCCGGCGGCGCGGCCGCTGGTCTGCTCTCCGGTCTCTTCGGCGTGGGCGGCGGCTTCATCATCGTCCCCGTGCTCCTCTTCGTCACCGGCATGAGCATCCACCGCGCCGTGGCCACCTCCCTGCTCGTCATCTTCCTCATCTCCGTCTCAGGCGTCATCGCCCACATGCTCCACGGCCAGCTCTTCCCCATGCCGCTGAGCCTCCTCTTCATCGGCGGCGGGTTCGCCGGCATGCTTCTGGGCAGCACCCTGCGCTCCCGGGTTCATGGAAACACCCTCCAGCGGCTTTTCGCCGCCGCCATGTGGCTCGTCGCCCTCTGGATGCTGGTGCGCAATCTCCTCCTGCCCTGA
- a CDS encoding sigma-54-dependent transcriptional regulator, whose protein sequence is MDPSQIHILLLDRKLGAARAIHHMLTEAGYRVAVATDEVAALHLASGELFNVVVKSFDARQVAPESLMQKLRSQAPDTQFILVAEGSTVEAAVSAIKCGAFDYLTTPLEEGRLLASIAKALEHQSLTAEDQQLKIRLRRRSDPDIFAGGSEVMQAVSRLIAKVSSTDVTVLIEGESGTGKEIIARAIHEKSRRRARPFIAVNCAALPDSLIEAELFGHVRGAFTGAVGDRQGRFRQAHGGTLFLDEIGDLSPKGQGDLLRVLEDGMYRPIGSTKLERADVRIVAATNKRLEEECEKGCFRDDLYYRLNIVTICPPPLRERVQDIPDLVSSFAQHFCAKHQRRPKRFTPEVLALFQALPWPGNVRQLRNLVERLAVTVSQGVIGREQIPEDLVNPGRKRMGFTIQPGMSIAQVESELIRQTLLKCTSNREAAAGILGISRRALQYKIKSYGL, encoded by the coding sequence ATGGACCCCTCGCAGATCCACATTCTGTTGCTTGATCGGAAGCTTGGCGCCGCCAGGGCCATCCATCACATGTTGACGGAGGCCGGCTACCGCGTGGCGGTCGCCACGGATGAGGTGGCGGCGCTGCACCTCGCCTCGGGGGAACTCTTCAATGTCGTGGTCAAGTCGTTCGATGCGCGACAAGTTGCGCCGGAGTCATTGATGCAGAAGCTGAGGAGCCAGGCACCGGACACGCAGTTCATCCTGGTGGCCGAGGGCAGCACGGTGGAGGCAGCAGTGAGCGCGATCAAGTGCGGGGCCTTCGACTATCTCACCACACCGCTGGAGGAGGGCAGGCTGCTGGCGTCGATCGCGAAGGCGCTGGAGCACCAGTCCCTTACGGCGGAGGACCAGCAGCTCAAAATCCGGCTGCGTCGCCGCTCAGATCCCGACATCTTCGCCGGTGGCAGTGAGGTGATGCAGGCGGTGAGCCGGCTGATTGCGAAAGTGTCATCGACGGACGTGACGGTGTTGATCGAAGGGGAGAGCGGCACGGGAAAGGAGATCATCGCCCGGGCCATTCACGAGAAGAGCCGCCGCCGCGCGCGCCCGTTCATAGCCGTCAACTGTGCGGCGCTGCCTGACAGCCTGATTGAGGCGGAGCTCTTTGGTCACGTGCGAGGGGCCTTCACTGGGGCGGTGGGCGACCGTCAGGGGCGGTTTAGGCAGGCGCATGGCGGCACGTTGTTTCTGGACGAGATCGGCGATCTTTCCCCCAAGGGGCAGGGCGACCTGCTCCGGGTGCTGGAGGATGGTATGTACCGCCCGATCGGGAGTACGAAGCTGGAGCGGGCCGATGTGAGGATCGTGGCGGCCACGAACAAACGCCTGGAGGAGGAGTGTGAGAAGGGCTGCTTCCGGGATGATCTTTACTACCGGCTGAACATTGTCACCATCTGTCCGCCGCCGTTGCGGGAAAGGGTGCAGGACATTCCAGACTTGGTGTCGTCCTTTGCGCAGCATTTCTGCGCGAAGCACCAGCGGCGGCCAAAGAGGTTCACCCCCGAGGTGCTGGCCCTTTTTCAGGCGCTGCCCTGGCCCGGGAATGTGCGGCAGTTGCGCAATCTGGTGGAGCGGCTGGCGGTGACGGTCTCGCAAGGCGTGATCGGCCGGGAGCAGATTCCAGAAGATCTGGTCAACCCGGGCCGGAAGCGAATGGGGTTCACGATCCAGCCAGGCATGAGCATCGCCCAGGTGGAGTCGGAGTTGATCCGGCAGACGCTGCTGAAGTGCACGTCCAACCGGGAGGCGGCGGCCGGCATTCTGGGGATCAGCCGAAGGGCGTTGCAGTACAAGATCAAGAGCTACGGCCTGTAG
- a CDS encoding methyltransferase domain-containing protein, with translation MPQFSSNSVHSEPANPAPQPRPFQTDAEFDLLLPKPFQDLSQRHWTPVAVAHEAARFLADRPGDRVLDVGCGPGKFCAVGASATQGHFIGVEQRGNLVRIAQSLLQHFQIPRATIVQGNIVDFDFGQFDAFYLFNPFQENSLPSYGIDSSVTLDPRLYDLYTAHVYRQLSAVPLGTRVATYWGDQEEIPDSYDCVGSQFDDRLRFWIKRRHHSLMAPCGAAALSNADDLRPASSRSGIYRQGAMAHALLSSGILS, from the coding sequence ATGCCCCAATTTTCCAGCAACAGTGTGCACTCTGAGCCGGCGAACCCGGCCCCACAGCCCCGCCCCTTCCAGACCGACGCAGAGTTCGACCTTCTCCTGCCAAAGCCGTTTCAGGACCTCTCCCAGCGGCACTGGACGCCCGTCGCGGTGGCCCATGAGGCCGCCCGATTCCTCGCGGACCGCCCGGGAGACAGGGTCCTGGATGTGGGCTGCGGCCCTGGCAAGTTCTGTGCGGTGGGCGCCTCCGCCACCCAGGGCCACTTCATCGGCGTGGAGCAGAGGGGGAATCTCGTCCGTATTGCGCAGTCGTTGCTGCAACATTTCCAGATTCCCCGGGCCACCATCGTTCAAGGAAATATCGTCGATTTCGACTTCGGCCAGTTTGACGCCTTCTACCTCTTCAACCCCTTCCAGGAAAACTCGCTGCCCTCCTATGGCATCGACTCAAGCGTGACGCTCGATCCCCGGCTCTACGACCTCTACACGGCGCACGTTTACCGGCAGTTGTCCGCTGTCCCGTTGGGCACCCGGGTGGCGACTTACTGGGGAGACCAGGAGGAGATCCCGGACTCCTATGACTGTGTTGGGTCGCAGTTCGATGACCGGCTGCGCTTCTGGATCAAACGGCGGCATCACTCCCTCATGGCACCATGCGGGGCGGCTGCGCTCAGCAATGCCGACGACCTTCGCCCCGCATCCAGCAGGAGCGGCATCTACCGGCAGGGGGCGATGGCGCACGCGCTTCTATCGTCCGGGATCCTGTCCTGA
- a CDS encoding Hsp20/alpha crystallin family protein yields the protein MNTLTRWTPFRTGTWDPLKEISEMENRLSRLFPTAASNGGAKEALTVAEWAPPVDITEDDKEYVIKAELPEIKKEDVKVTVTNGELTLAGQRKFEKEEEGKKYHRVERSYGSFLRSFTLPDAVDATKVEAQFKDGILTVHLPKDERAKPKSVEVKLN from the coding sequence ATGAATACACTCACTCGTTGGACCCCGTTCCGAACCGGCACCTGGGACCCGCTCAAAGAGATCAGTGAAATGGAGAACCGCCTGTCCCGGCTTTTCCCCACAGCCGCCAGCAATGGCGGTGCCAAAGAGGCCCTTACGGTCGCAGAATGGGCCCCTCCCGTGGACATCACCGAGGACGACAAGGAGTACGTCATCAAAGCCGAGCTGCCGGAAATCAAAAAGGAGGATGTCAAGGTGACCGTGACCAACGGCGAACTCACCCTCGCCGGCCAGCGCAAGTTCGAGAAGGAAGAAGAGGGCAAGAAGTACCACCGTGTAGAACGATCCTACGGGAGCTTCCTGCGAAGCTTCACCCTGCCGGATGCCGTCGATGCCACGAAGGTCGAGGCTCAGTTCAAAGACGGCATTCTGACCGTCCACCTGCCCAAGGATGAACGGGCCAAACCCAAAAGCGTGGAGGTCAAGCTGAACTAA
- a CDS encoding c-type cytochrome domain-containing protein encodes MSACAGPGVESERGGETAPEGLSVLVPEVLRRTRGAVSFEHQVKPILESKCLSCHSDQAAAGAYRLESRDMAMQPGAYGPRIVPGRPGSSRLLQVTAAHQGVVAMPLVGARLTPSEEKILWRWIQQGAPWPEGVTGALRPSLAELHPQR; translated from the coding sequence ATGAGCGCATGCGCAGGTCCGGGTGTGGAGAGTGAGCGTGGCGGGGAGACCGCGCCGGAGGGGTTGTCTGTTCTGGTGCCAGAGGTCCTCCGCCGCACGAGGGGAGCGGTTAGTTTTGAACATCAGGTGAAGCCCATTCTGGAGAGCAAGTGCCTGAGCTGCCATTCTGACCAAGCGGCAGCGGGAGCTTATCGGCTGGAGTCCCGGGATATGGCGATGCAGCCTGGTGCCTACGGTCCCCGTATTGTACCAGGCAGGCCGGGTTCCAGCCGCCTGCTTCAGGTGACGGCTGCGCATCAGGGGGTGGTGGCGATGCCGCTGGTGGGTGCGAGGCTGACCCCGTCCGAAGAGAAAATCCTGTGGCGATGGATTCAACAGGGGGCGCCATGGCCCGAAGGGGTGACCGGTGCGCTCCGGCCCTCCCTGGCGGAGCTGCATCCGCAACGCTGA